One Curtobacterium sp. BH-2-1-1 genomic region harbors:
- a CDS encoding flotillin family protein has translation MEVLFALGAVPLIVVGVVVLAVIVLIYAKLVYRNAGADEALIITGKRSRKVKNPDGTETVESGIKVVLGAGVLVRPFFERVAKISLSSRAIDINVNAQDSRGVTIDVEAVALVKVGEADASIRAAAQRFLGQEKKIDDFAREVLSGSLRASIGATDVSTIIRNRDQLTVAVLDVAKDALHSQGLDVDSFEIKGISDRNDYISDLGRAERARVRLEAENAEAQADREAREARATADQAIAEAENTLAIRRAALQLDADRASAEAAAAGPLAQARAAQGVVEQEQLTAQKRAELRRAELESEVSAVAEAQARKTRVEAEAAAAAQVETARAQAEARRISAEAIAAEAQAESEARKLAADASRAEGEAAADAIRAKGQAEADATKAQADALAQHSEAVLRVKAIETLPSIARELAAPMGNIDKLTVVSSDGAGALSKSVVSQFSEVDALLGTTAGFTLSDIVKSTTTGQAAARAVVREQESAAAE, from the coding sequence ATGGAAGTCCTGTTCGCGCTCGGAGCCGTCCCGCTGATCGTCGTGGGGGTCGTCGTCCTGGCGGTCATCGTGCTGATCTACGCGAAGCTCGTCTACCGCAACGCCGGCGCCGACGAAGCGCTCATCATCACCGGCAAGCGCTCCCGCAAGGTGAAGAACCCCGACGGCACCGAGACGGTCGAGTCCGGGATCAAGGTCGTCCTCGGCGCCGGTGTCCTGGTCCGGCCGTTCTTCGAGCGCGTCGCCAAGATCTCGCTGAGCTCGCGCGCGATCGACATCAACGTGAACGCGCAGGACTCCCGCGGCGTGACCATCGACGTCGAGGCCGTGGCGCTCGTCAAGGTGGGCGAGGCCGACGCGTCGATCCGGGCCGCCGCGCAGCGGTTCCTCGGCCAGGAGAAGAAGATCGACGACTTCGCGCGCGAGGTCCTGTCCGGTTCCCTCCGTGCCTCGATCGGTGCGACCGACGTGTCGACCATCATCCGCAACCGCGACCAGCTCACCGTCGCCGTGCTCGACGTCGCGAAGGACGCCCTGCACAGCCAGGGACTCGACGTCGACTCGTTCGAGATCAAGGGCATCTCCGACCGCAACGACTACATCAGTGACCTCGGACGTGCCGAGCGCGCGCGGGTCCGGCTCGAGGCCGAGAACGCCGAGGCCCAGGCCGACCGCGAAGCGCGTGAAGCCCGTGCCACGGCCGACCAGGCCATCGCCGAGGCGGAGAACACCCTCGCGATCCGTCGGGCCGCGCTGCAGCTCGACGCCGACCGTGCCTCCGCCGAAGCCGCCGCCGCCGGCCCGCTCGCCCAGGCCCGCGCGGCGCAGGGCGTCGTCGAGCAGGAGCAGCTGACCGCGCAGAAGCGTGCCGAACTCCGCCGTGCCGAGCTCGAGTCCGAGGTGTCCGCGGTGGCCGAGGCGCAGGCGCGCAAGACCCGCGTCGAGGCCGAGGCGGCCGCCGCTGCCCAGGTCGAGACCGCCCGTGCCCAGGCAGAGGCCCGACGCATCTCGGCCGAGGCAATCGCCGCCGAGGCCCAGGCCGAGTCCGAGGCGCGCAAGCTCGCGGCCGACGCCTCCCGCGCCGAGGGTGAAGCCGCCGCCGACGCGATCCGCGCCAAGGGCCAGGCCGAGGCCGACGCCACGAAGGCACAGGCGGACGCACTCGCCCAGCACTCCGAGGCCGTCCTCCGGGTGAAGGCGATCGAGACGCTGCCGAGCATCGCCCGCGAGCTCGCGGCCCCGATGGGCAACATCGACAAGCTGACCGTCGTGTCCTCCGACGGCGCCGGAGCGCTCTCGAAGAGCGTGGTCAGTCAGTTCAGCGAAGTCGACGCCCTGCTCGGGACGACGGCCGGCTTCACGCTGAGCGACATCGTCAAGAGCACCACGACGGGGCAGGCCGCAGCCCGCGCCGTCGTGCGTGAGCAGGAGTCCGCGGCGGCCGAGTAG
- a CDS encoding phosphotransferase — protein MGRTTWTDVPAVLRERIETVLGGAVAQAESQAGGYSPGGADRVVTADGRRAFVKTLSRSRNPDGFGMHEREAEVMGHLPGSVQAPRLIDTVRGTVDGDDWIALVIEDVDGHHPGTAGDGSDVTAVLDALDTLPTATGTLAQLPRVADDLVEDFGAWDRMAASGVPDVVPAHVVAAAPAMARAARGAAAAVDGDSLAHVDCRADNLLVDADGVVWVIDWPWAAVGAHWLDPLTYLLDVLVRGEDADVEHHLATHRVFAGVPASSVDAVLAGLAGTFFEKASRPAIPHMPTLRDFQRREGLAAAEWLLRRWGGLPPGEEPTYPTVQEA, from the coding sequence ATGGGGCGGACGACGTGGACCGATGTGCCGGCAGTCCTGCGGGAGCGCATCGAGACGGTGCTCGGGGGTGCGGTGGCACAGGCCGAGTCACAGGCGGGCGGGTACTCCCCCGGTGGCGCCGACCGGGTGGTCACCGCGGACGGTCGACGAGCGTTCGTGAAGACGCTCTCTCGGTCGCGGAACCCGGACGGCTTCGGGATGCACGAGCGTGAGGCCGAGGTCATGGGCCACCTGCCCGGTTCGGTGCAGGCACCTCGGCTGATCGACACCGTGCGCGGGACCGTCGACGGCGACGATTGGATCGCCCTCGTCATCGAGGACGTGGACGGACACCACCCCGGCACGGCGGGCGACGGGTCCGACGTCACCGCCGTGCTCGACGCACTCGACACGCTGCCGACCGCCACCGGGACGCTCGCACAGCTCCCGCGCGTCGCGGACGACCTCGTCGAGGACTTCGGCGCCTGGGACCGGATGGCCGCCTCAGGCGTCCCCGACGTCGTCCCGGCGCACGTGGTCGCCGCTGCGCCCGCGATGGCGCGGGCGGCACGCGGCGCCGCGGCGGCCGTCGATGGCGATTCCCTGGCGCACGTCGACTGCCGCGCCGACAACCTGCTCGTCGACGCGGACGGTGTCGTCTGGGTCATCGACTGGCCGTGGGCGGCCGTCGGCGCGCACTGGCTCGACCCGCTCACCTACCTGCTCGACGTACTGGTGCGCGGCGAGGACGCCGACGTCGAGCACCACCTCGCCACCCACCGGGTGTTCGCGGGGGTGCCGGCGTCGAGCGTGGACGCGGTCCTCGCCGGGCTCGCCGGGACGTTCTTCGAGAAGGCGTCACGCCCGGCGATCCCGCACATGCCGACGCTCCGGGACTTCCAGCGACGCGAGGGGCTGGCGGCCGCCGAGTGGCTGCTGCGACGGTGGGGAGGACTGCCGCCGGGGGAAGAGCCCACGTACCCCACTGTCCAGGAAGCGTGA
- a CDS encoding MDR family MFS transporter — translation MSTATAPVEVSRGRQSSPAGQPGKPIMSHRQILLVIYGLMAGMFLSSLDQTIVGTAIRTIGDDLHGLDQQAWVTTAYLIASTITTPIYGKLSDVFGRRPLYIFGIAVFIIGSLLSTMSTSMIMLAAFRAFQGIGAGALMSLPLAIMGDILAPRERAKYQGYFLAVFGISSVIGPLIGGLFSGASTILGVTGWRWVFLINVPIGIAALLMVIAFLHLPKFGDAKAKPRIDWWGATAVIVTLVPLLLVAEQGRTWGWGSAAAIACYVIGALGLVAFLVIETLMKDDAIIPLKLFRSGVFSMATILGFLVGFAMFGAMLTIPLYLQIVTGLTPTESGFATLPMIGGLMIASIASGQIVARTGKYRIFPVIGTALVSLGYVVLTFMTIDKPLWFLMIGMFLIGLGLGQLMQSITLASQNSVQPRDMGVATSSATFFRQIGGTLGTAVLLSVLFSIMPANILHATADQKNLTGALDAALNPTVASAEANQGVMDQIWNPIVTPIKQQVQSGLDQATAQVTQATAGAPEAVQQQALSAAADKAHASVQDGKLVVDWSDSAQRTYWVDDLAPALSKQIDKGTSDKGASSSETSDTSYLNGADAALTRPFMTGFNSSAVTVYWVGFAVILLAFVLSWFFKAPPLRKSSALQEQADNEGTADDLEVQAVKAADTMGSPTAPVTGSIPVQRGASDR, via the coding sequence ATGTCTACTGCCACCGCACCCGTCGAGGTGTCGCGCGGACGACAGAGCTCCCCGGCCGGCCAGCCGGGGAAGCCGATCATGTCGCACCGCCAGATCCTCCTCGTCATCTACGGCCTCATGGCCGGCATGTTCCTCTCGTCGCTCGACCAGACGATCGTCGGCACGGCCATCCGCACCATCGGCGACGACCTGCACGGTCTCGACCAGCAGGCCTGGGTCACCACGGCCTACCTGATCGCGTCGACGATCACCACGCCGATCTACGGCAAGCTCTCCGACGTCTTCGGCCGTCGTCCCCTCTACATCTTCGGCATCGCGGTCTTCATCATCGGCTCGCTGCTCTCGACCATGTCGACGTCGATGATCATGCTCGCCGCGTTCCGTGCCTTCCAGGGCATCGGTGCCGGTGCGCTGATGTCCCTGCCGCTCGCGATCATGGGCGACATCCTCGCTCCCCGCGAGCGCGCGAAGTACCAGGGGTACTTCCTGGCCGTCTTCGGCATCTCCTCGGTCATCGGTCCGCTCATCGGCGGGCTCTTCTCCGGCGCGTCGACCATCCTCGGCGTCACCGGCTGGCGCTGGGTCTTCCTGATCAACGTCCCGATCGGCATCGCGGCACTCCTCATGGTCATCGCGTTCCTGCACCTGCCGAAGTTCGGCGACGCCAAGGCGAAGCCGCGGATCGACTGGTGGGGCGCGACCGCCGTCATCGTGACCCTCGTCCCGCTCCTGCTCGTGGCCGAACAGGGCCGCACCTGGGGCTGGGGCTCGGCCGCCGCGATCGCCTGCTACGTCATCGGTGCCCTCGGCCTGGTCGCCTTCCTCGTCATCGAGACGCTCATGAAGGACGACGCGATCATCCCGCTGAAGCTCTTCCGCTCGGGCGTCTTCTCGATGGCCACGATCCTCGGCTTCCTCGTGGGCTTCGCGATGTTCGGCGCCATGCTGACCATCCCGCTGTACCTGCAGATCGTCACGGGTCTCACCCCGACCGAGTCCGGCTTCGCGACCCTGCCGATGATCGGTGGGCTCATGATCGCCTCGATCGCCTCCGGCCAGATCGTCGCCCGCACCGGCAAGTACCGGATCTTCCCGGTGATCGGCACCGCGCTCGTCTCGCTCGGCTACGTCGTCCTGACGTTCATGACCATCGACAAGCCGCTCTGGTTCCTGATGATCGGCATGTTCCTCATCGGGCTCGGCCTCGGTCAGCTCATGCAGAGCATCACCCTCGCCTCGCAGAACTCCGTGCAGCCGCGTGACATGGGTGTGGCGACCAGCTCGGCGACGTTCTTCCGCCAGATCGGTGGAACGCTCGGCACCGCGGTGCTCCTGAGCGTCCTGTTCTCGATCATGCCGGCGAACATCCTGCACGCGACGGCCGACCAGAAGAACCTGACCGGTGCACTCGACGCCGCGCTCAACCCGACGGTCGCCAGCGCCGAGGCGAACCAGGGCGTCATGGACCAGATCTGGAACCCGATCGTCACCCCGATCAAGCAGCAGGTCCAGTCCGGACTCGACCAGGCCACCGCGCAGGTGACCCAGGCCACGGCCGGCGCTCCCGAGGCCGTGCAGCAGCAGGCACTCTCCGCCGCCGCCGACAAGGCCCACGCGTCCGTGCAGGACGGCAAGCTCGTCGTCGACTGGTCCGACTCGGCCCAGCGCACGTACTGGGTGGACGACCTCGCCCCGGCGCTGTCGAAGCAGATCGACAAGGGCACGAGCGACAAGGGCGCGTCGAGCAGCGAGACGAGCGACACGTCCTACCTGAACGGTGCGGACGCCGCGCTCACCAGGCCCTTCATGACCGGGTTCAACTCGTCGGCCGTCACGGTCTACTGGGTCGGCTTCGCGGTCATCCTGCTCGCCTTCGTCCTGAGCTGGTTCTTCAAGGCGCCGCCGCTCCGCAAGAGCTCGGCCCTGCAGGAGCAGGCGGACAACGAGGGCACGGCTGACGACCTCGAGGTCCAGGCGGTCAAGGCCGCCGACACCATGGGCTCGCCGACCGCTCCCGTCACCGGTTCGATCCCCGTCCAGCGGGGCGCGTCGGACCGCTAG
- a CDS encoding TetR/AcrR family transcriptional regulator, with the protein MTTTEAPAPGDSGLRERKKQQTRAAIHRSALELVTDRGLAGVTVEEICAAAGVSPRTFFNYFPSKGNAALGLPATTVPDPARATFLAGAGTLVSDLCDLVAQTVTLPEDRRRMKSLVQARPEMVPTMLQWMAEARSAIVEVAAERTDAEAARTAVTLVMAAVIEVAHRFSVASRDELADRLRGVVAEMGRLAAV; encoded by the coding sequence GTGACCACCACCGAAGCCCCCGCCCCCGGCGACAGCGGCCTGCGGGAGCGCAAGAAGCAGCAGACCCGGGCCGCCATCCACCGGTCCGCGCTCGAGCTCGTCACCGATCGCGGGCTCGCCGGCGTCACGGTCGAGGAGATCTGCGCCGCCGCCGGCGTCTCGCCCCGCACGTTCTTCAACTACTTCCCGTCCAAGGGCAACGCCGCCCTCGGCCTCCCCGCGACCACCGTCCCGGACCCTGCCCGCGCGACCTTCCTCGCCGGTGCGGGCACGCTCGTGTCCGACCTCTGCGATCTCGTCGCGCAGACCGTGACCCTGCCCGAGGACCGCCGCCGGATGAAGTCGCTCGTGCAGGCGCGGCCCGAGATGGTCCCGACGATGCTGCAGTGGATGGCCGAGGCCCGGTCGGCGATCGTCGAGGTCGCCGCCGAACGCACCGACGCCGAGGCGGCGCGGACCGCCGTCACGCTCGTCATGGCCGCCGTCATCGAGGTCGCGCACCGGTTCTCGGTCGCGTCCCGCGACGAGCTGGCGGACCGGCTCCGCGGCGTGGTCGCGGAGATGGGGCGGCTCGCCGCCGTCTGA
- a CDS encoding enolase C-terminal domain-like protein: MSRITGLRVRDVRFPTSRDHDGSDAMNPAPDYSAAYVEIATDALDGHVGTAFVFTIGRGNEVQEAAIAALREHVVGADAESVLADMGGTWRTLVHDSQLRWLGPEKGVMHMAIGAVVNALWDLRAKRAGQPLWALLADLSPDELVDLVDFRYLSDAITPADARELFEAAVPLRAERRRRLEHEGYPAYTTTPGWLGYDDEKLARLCREAVDEGFTQIKLKVGGDIDEDVRRLGIARATVGPDIRIAIDANQRWDVDEAVTWIERLRPFDIAWVEEPTSPDDVLGHAEIARRIAPIPVATGEHMANRVIAKQLIQADAMSVLQIDATRVAGVNENLAILLLAAKYGVRVCPHAGGVGLCEAVQHLSMFDAVALTGDLDTRCIEFVDHLHEHFVTPVDVHDGRYWPPTAPGAGTEMHAATLEDHAFPDGPVWAAVVASVPDAVRVA, from the coding sequence ATGAGCCGCATCACCGGTCTGCGCGTCCGCGACGTCCGGTTCCCGACCTCCCGGGACCACGATGGATCCGACGCCATGAACCCGGCGCCCGACTACTCCGCCGCCTACGTCGAGATCGCGACCGACGCCCTGGACGGGCACGTCGGCACCGCCTTCGTCTTCACGATCGGCCGCGGCAACGAGGTGCAGGAAGCGGCGATCGCCGCCCTCCGCGAGCACGTCGTCGGCGCGGACGCCGAGTCGGTCTTGGCGGACATGGGCGGGACGTGGCGCACGCTCGTCCACGACTCGCAGCTCCGGTGGCTCGGGCCCGAGAAGGGCGTGATGCACATGGCGATCGGCGCCGTGGTGAACGCCCTCTGGGACCTCCGGGCGAAGCGTGCCGGGCAGCCGCTCTGGGCGCTGCTCGCCGACCTCAGCCCGGACGAGCTCGTCGACCTGGTGGACTTCCGGTACCTCTCCGACGCCATCACCCCGGCCGACGCACGGGAGCTGTTCGAGGCCGCTGTGCCGCTCCGTGCCGAGCGCCGACGCCGCCTCGAGCACGAGGGCTACCCCGCGTACACCACCACCCCCGGCTGGCTCGGCTACGACGACGAGAAGCTCGCCCGCCTCTGCCGCGAGGCCGTCGACGAGGGCTTCACCCAGATCAAGCTCAAGGTCGGCGGGGACATCGACGAGGACGTCCGACGTCTCGGGATCGCCCGCGCCACGGTCGGTCCGGACATCCGGATCGCGATCGACGCCAACCAGCGCTGGGACGTCGACGAGGCGGTCACGTGGATCGAGCGGCTCCGCCCGTTCGACATCGCGTGGGTCGAGGAACCCACGAGCCCCGACGACGTCCTCGGACACGCCGAGATCGCCCGCCGCATCGCACCGATCCCGGTGGCGACGGGGGAGCACATGGCGAACCGCGTGATCGCGAAGCAGCTCATCCAGGCGGACGCGATGTCGGTGCTCCAGATCGACGCCACGCGGGTCGCCGGGGTGAACGAGAACCTCGCGATCCTGCTCCTCGCCGCCAAGTACGGCGTCCGCGTCTGCCCGCACGCTGGCGGGGTCGGTCTGTGCGAGGCGGTGCAGCACCTCTCGATGTTCGACGCCGTCGCGCTCACCGGCGACCTCGACACCCGCTGCATCGAGTTCGTCGACCACCTGCACGAGCACTTCGTGACACCGGTCGACGTGCACGACGGCCGCTACTGGCCGCCCACCGCTCCCGGCGCGGGCACCGAGATGCACGCCGCCACGCTCGAGGACCACGCGTTCCCCGACGGCCCGGTCTGGGCCGCCGTCGTCGCGAGCGTCCCGGACGCCGTCCGCGTCGCCTGA
- a CDS encoding sugar ABC transporter substrate-binding protein, with protein MHRRRIVAGLAAAAATALVLAGCSSGSSAGGSQSKDAMTWSMWIAGKEDKAAWQKVADTVKSEDGITLTIQGAPFENYFTKLSTQLSAGSAQCIVSMQSLRAANYTSSLLSLDDLAKKDGLDLSAYDSTALDGMKVDGKLYGLPYDTGPILMFYNKDLFKQAGVADPEPGWTTDDFEQAGEALKAKGITEFGSTVGDLNLESMIYGYNGGRVITKAGKIDATDTKFADGLDWLASLVKKGYATQASSDTSTPGNDFAAGKVAMYTDGPWSLISQKAKVKFDLGVTTLPAGTSGPSTFAAGSGFGVSKQCKYPEQAFKAVQTMTSEKVLTSLAEQGRAFPARTAAQDAWYSSAGIDGAETALKAALAKSSPLPGNKQSDQLGQLFTQYALQAVNGQTSGKDTVSSIAGQLGTQ; from the coding sequence ATGCACCGACGCCGAATCGTCGCGGGGCTGGCGGCAGCCGCCGCCACCGCGCTCGTCCTCGCTGGTTGTTCCTCCGGCAGCAGTGCCGGCGGCAGCCAGTCCAAGGACGCCATGACCTGGTCCATGTGGATCGCCGGGAAGGAGGACAAGGCCGCCTGGCAGAAGGTCGCCGACACCGTCAAGAGCGAGGACGGCATCACCCTGACGATCCAGGGCGCCCCGTTCGAGAACTACTTCACGAAGCTCAGCACGCAGCTCAGCGCCGGCAGCGCCCAGTGCATCGTGAGCATGCAGTCGCTCCGCGCGGCGAACTACACCTCGTCGCTCCTGTCGCTCGACGACCTCGCGAAGAAAGACGGCCTCGACCTGTCGGCGTACGACAGCACGGCGCTCGACGGCATGAAGGTCGACGGCAAGCTCTACGGTCTGCCGTACGACACCGGGCCCATCCTGATGTTCTACAACAAGGACCTCTTCAAGCAGGCCGGCGTGGCAGACCCCGAGCCCGGGTGGACCACCGACGACTTCGAGCAGGCCGGCGAGGCGCTCAAGGCGAAGGGCATCACCGAGTTCGGCTCGACCGTGGGCGACCTCAACCTCGAGTCGATGATCTACGGCTACAACGGCGGCCGGGTGATCACGAAGGCCGGCAAGATCGATGCCACCGACACGAAGTTCGCGGACGGTCTGGACTGGCTCGCGAGCCTGGTGAAGAAGGGCTACGCGACCCAGGCCTCGTCGGACACCTCGACGCCCGGCAACGACTTCGCCGCCGGCAAGGTCGCGATGTACACGGACGGTCCGTGGTCGCTGATCAGCCAGAAGGCCAAGGTGAAGTTCGACCTCGGTGTCACGACGCTGCCGGCCGGGACCTCGGGCCCGTCGACGTTCGCCGCCGGTTCTGGCTTCGGCGTCTCGAAGCAGTGCAAGTACCCGGAGCAGGCGTTCAAGGCCGTCCAGACGATGACGAGCGAGAAGGTCCTGACGTCCCTCGCCGAGCAGGGGCGTGCCTTCCCGGCCCGGACCGCGGCGCAGGACGCGTGGTACTCCAGCGCCGGCATCGACGGGGCCGAGACCGCGCTCAAGGCGGCCCTCGCCAAGTCCTCGCCGCTCCCGGGCAACAAGCAGAGCGACCAGCTGGGCCAGCTCTTCACGCAGTACGCGCTCCAGGCGGTCAACGGACAGACGTCCGGCAAGGACACGGTGTCCTCGATCGCCGGCCAGCTCGGCACGCAGTGA
- a CDS encoding carbohydrate ABC transporter permease, with the protein MTTIQDPPAVPAVATAVATGTATPRPKGGDADGVVGRRSWWGAAFAAPHSIGLVVFTAFPIIASLVVSFMNWPMLGERSFAGIENYARLFADPVFRTVTLNTALFVVLYVPLNLVVSLGLAAWLTPRIAGRHVFRVLFFIPTITPIVANVVVWRMLYQPGGAIDASLQSTVGVHAPNFLADEHWAMLAIVAMSVWQGFGYNMLIFSAALDAVPENQIEASQLDGANAWQTFWAIKFPLISPSVFFATMMTLITSFQVFVQPFVLTKGGPGTATETLVQYIYNTGFQNQQLGLASAGAWVLFVIILGITAVQFLGQKRWVHYE; encoded by the coding sequence ATGACCACCATCCAGGATCCACCGGCGGTCCCCGCCGTCGCGACCGCGGTCGCGACGGGCACGGCCACGCCCCGCCCCAAGGGCGGTGACGCCGACGGCGTCGTCGGTCGACGCTCGTGGTGGGGCGCCGCCTTCGCCGCGCCGCACTCCATCGGGCTGGTCGTCTTCACGGCGTTCCCGATCATCGCCTCCCTCGTCGTCAGCTTCATGAACTGGCCGATGCTCGGCGAGCGCAGCTTCGCCGGCATCGAGAACTACGCCAGGCTCTTCGCCGACCCGGTGTTCCGGACGGTGACGCTCAACACGGCCCTGTTCGTCGTGCTGTACGTGCCGCTCAACCTCGTCGTGTCGCTCGGGCTCGCCGCCTGGCTGACGCCGCGGATCGCCGGTCGACACGTCTTCCGCGTGCTGTTCTTCATCCCGACCATCACGCCGATCGTCGCGAACGTCGTGGTGTGGCGGATGCTCTACCAGCCGGGTGGCGCGATCGACGCCTCCCTGCAGTCGACGGTCGGCGTGCACGCGCCGAACTTCCTCGCCGACGAGCACTGGGCGATGCTCGCGATCGTCGCGATGAGCGTCTGGCAGGGCTTCGGGTACAACATGCTCATCTTCTCGGCGGCGCTCGACGCCGTGCCCGAGAACCAGATCGAGGCGTCGCAGCTCGACGGCGCGAACGCGTGGCAGACGTTCTGGGCGATCAAGTTCCCGCTCATCTCACCGTCGGTGTTCTTCGCCACGATGATGACGCTGATCACCTCGTTCCAGGTGTTCGTGCAGCCCTTCGTCCTCACCAAGGGCGGACCGGGCACGGCGACGGAGACCCTCGTGCAGTACATCTACAACACGGGCTTCCAGAACCAGCAGCTCGGGCTGGCCTCCGCCGGTGCCTGGGTGCTGTTCGTCATCATCCTCGGGATCACGGCCGTCCAGTTCCTCGGGCAGAAGCGGTGGGTGCACTATGAGTGA
- a CDS encoding carbohydrate ABC transporter permease yields MSELTKPRTSGFTTSNRTVNPRSVPRTASAPRPGRLRHAIGYALLCLVALLFVSPLIYMVATSLKPADQVFTTPPTLWGRSLEWDNYVQAFTYLPFARFILNGIFVAAAGTVINVVVAVLSGYAFSRLRWRGRNTVFLLFLVTLMIPQDVLVIPMYVMMQGFGWVDTFQALIVPWAFTALGAFLIRQFFLTVPQELDDAARVDGAGAIRTFVSVMLPLARPTMAVLAVFSFISYWNSFLWPLVVVNDVEAHGTIPLGLQQFFGQQGSEWNLVMAASVISMLPTVILLVLLQKHLVKGIVTSGLGGR; encoded by the coding sequence ATGAGTGAGCTGACCAAGCCCCGCACGAGCGGGTTCACGACGTCGAACCGCACGGTCAACCCGCGGTCCGTGCCCCGGACCGCCTCGGCACCCCGGCCCGGACGGCTCCGGCACGCGATCGGCTACGCGCTCCTCTGCCTCGTCGCGCTGCTCTTCGTCTCGCCGCTCATCTACATGGTGGCGACGAGCCTCAAGCCGGCGGACCAGGTGTTCACCACGCCGCCGACGCTCTGGGGACGCTCGCTCGAGTGGGACAACTACGTCCAGGCGTTCACCTACCTGCCGTTCGCCCGCTTCATCCTGAACGGGATCTTCGTGGCGGCCGCCGGCACCGTGATCAACGTCGTCGTGGCCGTGCTCTCCGGGTACGCGTTCTCGCGGCTGCGCTGGCGGGGACGGAACACCGTGTTCCTGCTCTTCCTGGTGACGCTGATGATCCCGCAGGACGTCCTCGTCATCCCGATGTACGTGATGATGCAGGGCTTCGGGTGGGTGGACACCTTCCAGGCGCTCATCGTCCCGTGGGCGTTCACGGCGCTCGGCGCGTTCCTGATCCGGCAGTTCTTCCTCACCGTGCCGCAGGAGCTCGACGACGCAGCACGCGTCGACGGCGCCGGCGCCATCCGGACCTTCGTCTCGGTGATGCTGCCGCTCGCCCGGCCGACGATGGCCGTGCTCGCGGTCTTCTCGTTCATCTCCTACTGGAACTCGTTCCTCTGGCCGCTCGTCGTGGTCAACGACGTCGAAGCCCACGGCACGATCCCGCTCGGCCTGCAGCAGTTCTTCGGGCAGCAGGGGTCCGAGTGGAACCTCGTGATGGCGGCCTCGGTGATCTCGATGCTCCCCACCGTGATCCTCCTCGTCCTGCTGCAGAAGCACCTCGTCAAGGGCATCGTCACCAGCGGCCTCGGCGGCCGGTGA
- a CDS encoding alpha-L-fucosidase → MTITAPAEPQTATDPSGLPAWFTHDRFGMFIHWGLYALPARHEWVKNRERITDADYQKYFDHFDPDLFDAADWARRAREAGMKYVVLTTKHHEGFALWDSALTDYKSTNTPFGRDIVREFVDAVRAEGLRVGFYHSLIDWHHPDFTIDGVHPRRDDGDEAIAALNEGRDMARYRDYLHGQVTELLSDYGRIDYLFYDFSYRDNDHEDIWGGKGRDDWGSEELLALTRRLQPGIIVNDRLDLPGDIVTPEQYQPDKPMEVDGVQVPWEACQTLNGSWGYDRDNLNVKSTDLLVRMLVDGVSNNGNMLLNVGPTGRGEFDGVARTALAGIGTWMHQHARSVYGAGPSSFRAPAGTVYTQNGNRLYLHLFTWPFEHVHLADLAGRVEYAQLLNDASEIHYREIAPGTRAQNTGLGGQPAGTLTLTLPIVRPDVAVPVVELFLRD, encoded by the coding sequence ATGACCATCACCGCACCTGCAGAGCCGCAGACCGCGACCGATCCCTCCGGGCTGCCCGCGTGGTTCACCCACGACCGGTTCGGCATGTTCATCCACTGGGGGCTCTACGCCCTGCCGGCACGGCACGAGTGGGTGAAGAACCGCGAGCGGATCACCGACGCCGACTACCAGAAGTACTTCGACCACTTCGACCCGGACCTGTTCGACGCCGCCGACTGGGCGCGACGAGCACGTGAAGCGGGCATGAAGTACGTCGTCCTCACCACGAAGCACCACGAGGGCTTCGCGCTCTGGGACAGCGCACTGACCGACTACAAGTCCACGAACACCCCGTTCGGCCGCGACATCGTGCGCGAGTTCGTCGACGCCGTCCGCGCCGAGGGACTGCGGGTCGGGTTCTACCACTCGCTCATCGACTGGCACCACCCGGACTTCACGATCGACGGCGTGCACCCGAGGCGGGACGACGGCGACGAGGCGATCGCCGCGTTGAACGAGGGCCGGGACATGGCGCGCTACCGGGACTACCTGCACGGGCAGGTGACGGAGCTGTTGTCCGACTACGGGCGGATCGACTACCTGTTCTACGACTTCTCGTACCGCGACAACGACCACGAGGACATCTGGGGCGGCAAGGGCCGCGACGACTGGGGCTCCGAGGAGCTGTTGGCGCTGACCAGGCGGCTCCAGCCCGGCATCATCGTCAACGACCGGCTCGACCTGCCCGGGGACATCGTCACGCCGGAGCAGTACCAGCCGGACAAGCCGATGGAGGTCGACGGCGTCCAGGTGCCGTGGGAGGCCTGCCAGACCCTCAACGGCTCGTGGGGGTACGACCGCGACAACCTGAACGTCAAGAGCACCGACCTGCTCGTGCGCATGCTCGTCGACGGGGTCTCGAACAACGGGAACATGCTCCTCAACGTCGGGCCGACCGGTCGTGGCGAGTTCGACGGGGTCGCCCGGACGGCGCTCGCCGGGATCGGCACGTGGATGCACCAGCACGCGCGGTCGGTGTACGGCGCGGGACCGTCGTCGTTCCGGGCGCCGGCGGGCACCGTGTACACCCAGAACGGGAACCGGCTGTACCTGCACCTCTTCACGTGGCCGTTCGAGCACGTGCACCTCGCCGACCTCGCCGGCCGGGTCGAGTACGCCCAGCTCCTGAACGACGCGTCGGAGATCCACTACCGCGAGATCGCGCCCGGCACCCGGGCGCAGAACACCGGCCTCGGTGGACAGCCCGCGGGGACGCTGACGCTCACACTGCCGATCGTCCGGCCGGACGTGGCGGTGCCCGTGGTCGAGCTCTTCCTGCGCGACTGA